The Brachypodium distachyon strain Bd21 chromosome 4, Brachypodium_distachyon_v3.0, whole genome shotgun sequence nucleotide sequence GAGGGGTGTTATTTAGAACAATTTAggagaaagggaggatgaggTGTATGTATGTACGCACCTCGTGGGTTTTGTGTGATTACCTGTTATGTGTTTATCCTGCCTGCAACTGTAGTAAGTAGTAACCTAGTTAAGTTCAGATCCTTATCTCTCTGTTGTGTGTTGAGATTTTTCAACTAATATGTAGGTAGCTgactacatgcatgcataatggTTACATAATGTATCGATGATCTAAATTAACATTTGATGCTACCATTATTCATCCTCTAACCCATGATATAAATGATAATTCACAAATTAACCTCTCGACTGGAATATCCTTGTATCTTGTATGTTATAGTGTACAAAATAATATTGACCTTTCTCCTTTGCCAAATATCTTCAGTTTATGCATGTAAAGTTTTGTAAAAGGACCTAGCAAGCTTAAATGGATATTTATCCATATAAAGTGCGCAAACTTGAAATGCTGATAATCGTCGAGGATTAGCTACCCTTACCATGCGAACTGCTTTTATTTGTAGCAGCAAATATATGAAACTAGTTGGTTGACTTGCTATAAATGAGAGGTGTATAAATAAGTACCGTCTATACAAAACTCGATAGATGGTTTGACCAATTACTGTGGTTATCAAAACGAAGCATGCAGTTCTTATGTTTTGCATTACTTAATTAATTATGTAGGAACCAAATATATCACTTTGTTGGTATTGTCAAATTGAAACGTAGATGAGATTCCACTGTTGATTCAGTGACCGAACCTTTTCCATCACCTGtcaatattattttttaagaatGCTTACTTTCAGGAATACATTGAAGCTGAAAACATGAGGCTGGAGAATGATCCTTGCCAGTTCTCAGAGAGGGAAATTATAATAAAGATAGAATACAAGCATTGCCCCAATCTCACCATTATTGACACTCCAGGCCTCATCCTTGCAGCTCCTGGCCGTAAAAATCGGGTTCTGCAGGTGgtcttttattcttttgctCTGTCAGTTAACACTAGTTCTCTGTAGCCCATCATGTTCCTTTGTTTCCATGAAAACTGCACTTACTGCGACCCTGTGGACTCCTTGTCTCTCTAATATTCACGAAAGCAACACCCGTTGGTACTCTTTCGACCTGCAGAGTCAGGCTTGTGCTGTTGAGGCCCTTGTTCGTGCGAAAATTCAGCATAAAGAAACCATAATTCTGTGCCTTGAAGACTGTAGTGATTGGAGCAATGCAACTACAAGAAGAGTGGTGATGCAGGTTTGTTCTTTTAAACTGTCTTTCCTATGGAAAGCTCCTCTAAAACATCCTTGCATGAATCCACGCTAATTTTATTGTaccacagtttttttttataaaggaGCTTATCACTCCCAATTTTATTCCTGTGAGTCGAATTGCTGATAAGACAACAAGGTCTAGATAGTTTAGGGTTAAAAGAAACATCACTCTGTAATCCAGCAAAATCTGCTATCCCACGAGCCTAGCATGAATGCATTATATCAGACTATCTCTGCTCCAACCATGAGACATTAAATAGCTGGTACAGTCTTAAGCCTATTATTACATTCTTTACGGACAGAAAACCTGCTCTGCCTTAAACGAAAATATATCCAAGCAAGCTAGAACTCTGGTACTCCCTAACACCCTGACAAAAACACACAACCTTCTTAACCCGTCCTCAAGACTGAGAACCGCTGAATTTGTCTCTGGCTGAACAACCCATAGGAGCAAGGTTGCACCTCTGTGTTGCCTGCTTGAGGTGTTCAACGGAACTTCAATAACCAGAACTTTCTGTAGGGCCTATATTCTAATTAGTTTTTTAGCACaacatataaatatttcactGGAAAGGCACCACTCTTTCAAATCGTGGCTTACGTTACGCTTATCATTACTCTGATCTATGCAGGCTTCACTATGAAACTCCTGGAGAACTTGTACCTCATTTCCTGGTTACTGTGTTTAAATAAAAGATACACCGACTATCTCAAGTTCTAGTTTCAATTAGAGTATCCAGTTAGCATAATAATCCTTTGTTCAGTGATAACTGATTAAGCGGCGCCTTTAAGCTAGGTCTTACTCCCTTTTTGATACTGCAGGTTGATCCTGATCTTGCGAGGACAGTTTTGGTCTCCACAAAACTTGACACGAAAATTCCACAGTTCGCACGTGCCTCAGATGTTGAAGTGTTTCTTCACCCACCAACTTGTGTTCTAGATGGTTCATTGTTGGGAGATTCTCCCTTTTTCACATCAGTGCCTTCTGGAAGAGTTGGTTCTTGCCATGAAGCTGTCTTCAGATCAAACGAAGAGTTTAAGAAGGCAAGGCATGCGACTATGACTCCAATTCTTTAGAGCTTTCGGTTTTTCCTCCAATGAAGTTTGTGTTTTCTGTGAGTTTGTTCTTCCTCGCATGTTTCAAGTCTACTTTTAAGTCGCCTATGAGTTTTCTCCCTATGCATGTGAAAGACAACTGGCCATCTGATTCCACACTGTGAATTGGATGAAGATCATGCTGGAAACGTGCCTTTCATCCATACACATTTTTTAGTAAGAATAAAAAGGGTTGATGTACAGTTGTACACCAACGCTCATTTTAAGGAGCACCTTTTTGCCAGGATCCTTCTATGTCAGCATTTCTTAGccaattttgttttgcttttctCTTGTCCTTAAAGTGTAGTTATGAGTACCTTTCATGTTAACTGAATCCTTGAAAGGCTtctaatttatttatgttcTGCAGGCGATCTCACTGAGAGAGTTTGAAGATGTTGCGTCTCTTGAAGACAAGCTAGGAAGGTCACTTACAAAGGAGGAGAAGAATAGGATAGGATTGAGTAACTTAAGATTATTTTTGGAAGAATTGCTGCAGAAGAGGTATTGTTTTATATTATTGTGCATATAGTTTGCATCATTCTTTGTATCTCTGGAATAATACAAATAATATGTACAAGGTACATTGAGAGTGTTCCATCAATTATTCCACTTCTTGAGAAGGAACATCGCGCTGCAACGAGGAATTTGCGTAAAGTCACAGAAGAAATCAGGTGACTCCCTAGTTGTCTGTCAGCAAGCCTGCCTATATTCTATGGTGCACTTAACAACCCCCGTCTGGATTTATTTCCCCAATAACTACTTCGTCTGTTTACCTACGATGATATAGTTTTCTAGTTCAAGAGCTTATCTCTGCAACTATAAATGGAGGAGTTGCTGAACGAACCATTTTCGTCTTCACTTCTGTAAAAgaaaccttttcttttccggTAATTGCAATCCAGCCCTTGTGTGCAGTGCACAGACAATATACAGTACAATGCCCCCAATATTTTGTGGAAGTTCCAAATTAGTCCCTCATGGAGTATGTGTACCTTACTAGAAAAGAAAGGACTAAAGGAGTCACAAAAGctaagttctttttttttttactttgtaaTATGAATTTTGTGTTCCCCTAAAACCACTTGTCTCCCTTCCCTATAGCAGGATATTTTATCCAGAGTATAACGTTTATGAAGAAAGAAAGCTCAGGAGCTCTGTTTTTACAACCATTTTGTGATTTAGCCATGCCTTTTATTCTAATAGCATTCTGTATCTATCCAGTGATTTGGACGAGGCAAAACTGAAGGAAAAAGCTCGCCTGTTTCATGATTCATTTTTGACAAAGGTGCTTATTAGTTATTACTCTACTGCAAACTGGCAGTCGATTACATTATTGTAAACGAAGCATTTTAATGCCTTACAATTACATAATCATGACAAAATCTGCTTGAAATAAATATGAAGATTGATTTCGATTTCCTTATTTCAGTTATCTTTGCTATTGAAAGGCATGGTGGTGGCACCTCCTGATAAGTTTGGTGGGTGTTTTTACCTCCTGTGGCTGCTGTTTCGTGTTAAATGCTGCTTTTGCTAATAATTTCTTGCGACTGTTGGGCTTATAGGAGAAACTGTAATTAACGAGAGGATCAATGGAGGAACATTTACTGGGAGTGAGAATTTCCAGCTCCCGAACAAGATGATGCCTGTAACTTCTTTTCCAATCTGTTGCATCTCCATAGCGTCCCCATACTATAAATCCATCTACAAATCCCCTCAActtacaaaaaacaaaacaaatcaaattgTGTGTCTGTGCTCCTGGTTTCACGAGCACCTGTGCTATCAAGCAGGCCCTGCTCCTGGCCCTGGTGGGATCCTTTCTCTCTTTACCGTGCCCAGGGGACGCTGCCCTCCAGAATGAGGAAGATGCTACTTTCCCGCACAATCCCAAGGGAGGTCGGGATGGCGTTCTTCTCACGTGTGTCGTCTGAATTAATTTAGTAAGGAGTAGGCCGACACAATGAGAGACAAATAGAGAGGAAAacatgaggaggaagaacataCTGATATAGTGACATGTGTCCTCATTTTTTCCTTGTAGTTTTAACTTTTAAATACCGAGTCGTTGGCAAAACCGTATTAGGAGGTTACATCGATACAGTTCAAGAGTCAGTTACATGGTTTTATCCTTTGTGCACATGCGGATAGCACACACCCACAAAGTTCGGGAGGTCAACTAGATTTCTTCCTTTCTGCATTGAAGATGATCTAGTATTTCTAGTAAGAATTAAAATTTCTTTTCTATAGCTAAACTTCTGAATAAGTTGTGTTACAATTGCCTTCATAATTCAGAGTGTCCTGGTGAACTTTAAATCAGTTAACAGTAACATATTATATCACTATGGGTTGCTGTGGAATCACTTGACCTTATAACTATTCTGACCCTTTAGTCCTCAAAATATTTCTTGCAGAGAAAAAGTAAAAGGTAAACATATTTGCCTTGAAAGCTCAGGCCTTCATTTAAGGCACACCATATATGCTGTACTTTGCTGGATGATGTAGTTGTACTCTTATAGTTGCTACATCATGTTTGATGTGTCATGACAATGCACACAATGTATTGTTTTTCAGAATGCTGGAATGCGTCTTTATGGTGGTGCGCAATACCATCGGGCAATGGCTGAATTTCGTCTGGTAGTTGGAAGTATCAAGTGCCCTCCAATTACCAGGGAGGAAATTGTCAATGCTTCTGGTGTTGAAGATATTCATGATGGGACGAATTACTCCAGGTATTCTCTTTACACACGCAGAAATGCTTCGGCCATACTTATATGAAATATTTATTCATTTTTGACATTGTTGTTCTAGGACCGCTTGTGTAATTGCTGTCGCAAAAGCACGCGACACATTTGAGCCGTTCCTTCATCAGGTTGGTGAGCTTGTCTTAGGGGTCCGCATATTAATGATGTACATTTAGATGTCCCTCTTCAGCTTTATTCATGGCAGCACATAACAGACTTGCACAATTAGGTTTCCTTCTTCCATGTTTGTGTGTGATAGTGGTTTCAGTAAAATCACCACCCATGTTTTTCATTCTGTTTTCAATTAAGACTAATGTTTTCCTCATGAAAACGTGAAATCAATTGAAATTATTACATCGCATGGATAAAAGTAGTTGAATCACTCTGTTTGTGGTTGGATAAGGGTGGTACTTCGTGATTAAACTATATCCTTTATTTTTTGGGTGCAGTTGGGTTTTAGGCTGTTGTACATACTGAAGAGACTGAGTCCAATCTCTGTTTTTCTGCTGGAGGTACTAACTTATCCACAAGTTAAGTTATTCAATTCATGTATTTCTATTATATATTTTCTAATACTCTGGTAAAACTCGAAACAGAAAGATGGTGAGCACTTTAGCAGACATGATGTACTTGTGAAGCGTGTCCAAGCTGCTTTCAATAGGTTTGCTGAATCTACTGAGCAATCATGTCGTGAAAGGTGCTAATTTTCTCAACTCCAATACCTTTGAAAGTTTGAATTGCCTTCCAGTTTTTTGGTTGTGTGCACTCTAGTCAAATCGTAAGGAAGCTCAATTGCAACTGACTCCTGGAGGCTTGATCTCAAGTTAAATATACTTTCTGACTTGTCCTTTTGTAACTGACTTATGTGTTGTTCAAAATATAATGCAGATGTATGGAAGATTTGGAGAGCACCACTCGGTATGTTACTTGGTCCCTTCACAATAAGGTACATTTATTTACTTACTAATTGGAACTAACCTTTTTATTGGCATGCCTAATAATATGCTACATTGGATATAGAACCGTGCCGGATTGCGACACTTCCTGGATTCATTTGTTGCACCGGAGCAGTTATCTGCTAGCACACATACAGCTGCCAACTCAGCTGGGCTGCACGAGCAATCTTCTGGGTTGAATGACAATAAACAGGATAAACCAAAAGGAGACTTGAAATCTAGTCATCCTTTGGACTCAAATCCATCAAGTGTTGTGTCAGAAACTAGGCTGGTTGATCTCTTGGACAGCACACTCTGGAACAGAAGGCTGGCGCCCTCATCTGAACGGCTTGTGTATGCACTGGTTCACCAGATTTTTCATGGAATCAAAGAGCATTTCCTTGTCACTACAGAACTGAAGGTCTCCCTGCAGCAAACCCTGCACTCTGTAACCATTCTAGATATTTCTGTTTACGTCCTAATGCTTTGGCTCATCATGAAATTGCAGTTCAATTGTTTCCTCCTCATGCCAATTGTCGACAAATTGGCGGCTCTTCTAAGGGAAGACCTTGAATCAGCTTTCGAAGACGATCTCGACAGCATCTTCAACGTCAACCAGCTGCGCCACTCTCTGGGGCAGAGGAAGCGAGAGCTGGAGATCGAATTGAAGCGGGTACATACTCTCTCAAGCAATTTTACTCACATACAGCATAGCTGCCTTATTTTCAGTCTCCCAACTAACTTTTTCTCTTGAATTCAGATCAAGCGCTTAAAAGAGAAGTTCGGACAGATAAATAAGAATCTCAATTCTCTCCAGGTTAGGCAGTAAGTCACTCTGGTGGAAGAAGCTAGCTAGGACTAGGAAGGAGTCAGTCCAGGTAGAATTGCAATAAACCAATGTTTCTCCTGTAGTACTATGACTTCTTGTTGGATCCTTTTTCATGAGTAAATATGAATCATCCCCTTTGTGTGTTCTACTCATCAACGTATATTTTGCTACAATCAATCCATATGATCGATGATGAACGTGGTTTTCCCCAGCATAGGTTGGTATCCACATACCATCCTAGCCACGGGATTCACATACCATAAAAGAAATGGGTGTTTTCATGTGGCTAAGAAAGTATGAGACCCACAACTTAATGCATGATGCCATTTCTGGAGCACCAATCTCCAGGAAACGAATGGTTATGATGGTATGAGGATACAAACCTATGCTGGACGATAGCTTTTTGGATAGATGATCGATGAAAAACATTCCTTGCAAAAGAGGTGTTGTTTGGTAACTTTAGTTTGCtgtgagaagaagaaatgaaaaCGAAAGCAATGTAAAGATAAAGGGTGTAAATTGCTAGCATTGGTTTTGCGACGAGCACGTGCACGTTGCGACCCTTCCAAACAAAACCCACCTGAAAAGCACTCTCTCAGCCCCATCCAAATCCCATTGATACATGCAGCGTACATCTCTAACCTCTCAAATCACCAGCCTAAACTTAGCAGCAACACCACCACCTTCCTTCCGTCTCTCCTCTGTCCCTCTCCGCGCGCGGGAACCACGGTGGCATGCTCCGCGCATTGGGCAGCCAGAGTACGAGGACGAGATGAGGGGCGACGGCGACAAGGAGGCCTTCTTCCACTGCCTGGACCGCGTGCCGTCGGGCATCCACATCGACGCCGACTTCccctccgacgacgacgacgacgatgagaaCGGCCGCGCGTCCTTCTCGTCCGCCATGCCCGACCAGGCCTTCCAGAGCTTCCGGAAGCACCAGGCGGCCGTGCTGGAGCTCGACGACGaagagccggagccggaggaggagatggaggacGCGTCCAAGTACGACATGTGGATGTCCGACGAGCCCATGTCCATccaggagcgccgccgccgtctgcaTCAGGGCCTCGGCATGGTCAGCAGCCGCGAcctcgccctccgccgccacagCACCAAGAAGCGCTTCGTCGACGTGCCCCGCAGCGTCTCCAGGCGGATGGTCatgcagcaggagcagcaacaacagcagccgcagccgctgcCGACGTCGTCATCgttgccggccgccgctgacGCGCCGAGCACCACGACCGTGACCCCTGCGGCGCCGCTGTCGGGTGCCGCAGCGGCGCGTGACATGCTGATgaaccagccgccgccggccaagGCCAGCATCACGCGGCGCCGGTCGGACACCTTCCTCGCCGTGCGGGATGGCGGCACGCCCGGCTCCGGGAAGCCGCAGCTGGCCACGTCTCTGCGCTGTGCTCGCTCCTTGCTGAGCCCGCACGACCCTTGCAGCGGCGCGCTCGCCGACAAGTtcaaagcggcggcggcggtgacgacAACAATGACACGCGATTTGCCCCCACCGGCATCATCGCCATCGGCGGATAAAGGCGACGACGGCAGTGGCAAGAAGCAGCAGGACAGCAGCAAGGAGGTCGTGCCCGCcgcagccggcgccgcgcccAAGGACCAGAGCCAGACGGGCGCAATGGGGCTGGAGGACCAGTTCGAGAAGCTCATCGGCAACACCCCGATCGTGAAGCACCTGATGCGGCGCGGCCAGAGCCAGCACCACAGCCAGCCCTTGCCGCCTGCCACCGGCACCCCGCCGCCCAAGGGCGACAACAAGGCGCCTGCCGGCAAGAAGAAGGGCGGGTGGCTCAAGAACATCAAGTCCGTCGCCATTGGCTTCATCGGAGACAAGGATGGCAACGTCGGCAAGTCGTCGGGGGCTCCGGCCGCTCCGACAACAGGCGCCACCGCACCCGGCGCGGGTcccggcagcggcgccatgccgccaccgtcgtcgatgtcgtcctcctcctcgtccgccgccgcgtcgacAGAGAAGCTCAAGGTGCACAACTACGGCAAGTCGAGCAAGGAGCTCACCGGACTCTACATGTCCCAGGTACCACCAATCAAACCATTGCTTCATGGTTTGCGTGCAACTTACAATTCTCAATCTACATATGATGTGTACTGGCAGGAAGTGAAGGCGCACGAAGGATCGATATGGAGCATCAAGTTCAGCGCAGACGGGCGGCGGCTGGCGAGCGCGGGGGAGGACGGCGTGGTGCGCGTGTGGGAGGTGGTGGAGACGAGCGCGCCTCCGGGCGCCGTGCCGCAGGACGGCtcgctcccgccgctgccctgCTCGGCCGCCGACGGATCATCGGCAGCGGCACCGGCGCTGACCAAGAAGTCGACGACGAAGGCCGGCAAGACCGGCAAGGACGCCCTCCCGGAACACCTCGTGGTGCCCGACAAGGTGTTCGCGCTTGCCGAGCCGCCGCTGTGCGTCCTCGAGGGCCACGAGGACGACGTGCTCGACCTCACCTGGTCCAAGTCCGACCAGGTAGGTTGGCCTTCTCGACCTCCCGTTTTTACTTACACACCCCTGCCACGTCCATGCTTCTTTGATATtgacgccgccggccgcttGGTGTGTGAGGCTTGCAGCTGCTGTCGTCGTCCATGGACAAGACGGTGCGGCTGTGGGACACGACGAGCAAGGGTTGCCTCAAGACGTTCTCGCACAGCGACTACGGTGAGCGCGCCATCTTGGTTGCCAtggccatcttcttcttcttcttagcaGAGAATGAAACCAAACCGTTGTGTGGTGATGCATTTGCAGTGACGACCATCCAGTTCAACCCGGTGGACGACCGGTACTTCATCAGCGGGTCGCTGGACGCCAAGGTGCGGCTGTGGAGCATCCCCAACCGGCAGGTCGTCGACTGGACCGACGTCAACGAGATggtcaccgccgcctcctacAGCCCCGACGGCCAGGTAcgtacgccgccgccgcccatcgaCATTTCAGCTTAAGCCGGCACCCCTCCTCAATCGATCGCTTCTGACTCGCCGTCGTTTTTTATGtttcatccatccatcgacaTGAACAACCCAAGGGCGCCATCATCGGCTCGCACCAGGGCAGCTCCCGGTTCTACAAGACCGCAGGTACATGCAGCTCATAATCGTGTGCCATTGCCCTGTAATTCTGTCGAACACTTGGTGTACATTATGTGTTTGTGCGAACTTTTGCTTGCTTAATTTCGACAGACTGCAAGCTGAGCGCGGAGGCGCAGATCGACATCCAGAGCAAGAAGCGCAAGTCCCAGGCCAAGAAGATCACCGGATTCCAGGTTCCACATATATTAATCGGTTCTCTTTCTTGGCTTTGCTCATCCATTGTTCTTGCTCATCTTCTTGGTGATGCTGCAGTTCTCGCCGGCGAACCCGTCGGAGGTGCTGGTGACGTCGGCGGACTCGCAGATCCGGGTGTTCGACGGCGTCACCATGGTGCAGAAGTTCAGGGGGTTCAAGAACACGAGCAGCCAGATCGCGGCGGCGTACACGAGCGACGGTCGGTACGTGGTGTGCGCCAGCGAGGACTCGCACGTCTTCGTCTGGAAGACCACCCGGagcgcgccggccgcggcgcccgGGATCGGCGGCATCGGCATGAAGCCCAAGACCTGGTGCACCACCCGCTCCTACGAGAACTTCTACTGCAAGGacgtctccgccgccgtgccctGGCCCCACTCCCCGGCCCCACCCGGCAGCCCCTCCTCGCAGAAGCCCGCCGGCGTGTCGTGCACCGACGACATCTGCACCATGGCGAGCCACGCGGCGTCGGGGAAGAGCGGCGAGCTTGTCGGCAGCCCCGCGGCGCCgcatcagcagcagccgtCGCCGCACTCGGGCCCGCTCGACACGCCGTCGTCGAAGCAGGggaagagcggcggcgcggcggacggcggcaaCGCGTGGGGGCTGGTGGTGGTGACGGCGACCCTGGGCGGCGAGATCAGGGTGTACCAGAACTTCGGCATGCCCTTCAGGATCAAAGGCCAGGGCAACCTCTTCCACTGATCCCTTGAGACCAAACCCTTGCTGCGAGGCTGCGAGCGAATCTGCAAGTGATGTGTTCGACGAATTGACAGAGTCGCAGCCTACTGTATCTTATCTTACTGAAGATCTTGTGTGTGACCTGTTTCAGGTAGATTAAAAACTTCGTCCGTGTAACGATTTTGAGCATAGGTAAACTGTGTAACGATTTTGAGCGTAGGAAAACTGTGTAGAATGCCCGATTTGTAAAGTTAGTGCCTCGATGGGAAATGTACATGGAAATGGGATTTGCTGCATTTGCATTTGGACCGTATTAGATTAAGCACATTTAGGGCGTATATATGCTCGAGGCCATGGGAGTATTACTGTAATCAGAGTGAATAAGCAAGCGGTTGTAATCATCTGATTATAGGGATTTTGTGATATTTATTCGGAAAA carries:
- the LOC100823322 gene encoding dynamin-like protein ARC5 isoform X3, translating into MATLPPEQLTLGEEAEEARGLLYEAYNELQRLAAELGGAAVPAPAVVVVGHQTDGKSALVEALMGFQFNHVGGGTKTRRPIALHLRFNPRCDVPHCRLLAGSGEGDADDDEDGAVDRPMPLADIQEYIEAENMRLENDPCQFSEREIIIKIEYKHCPNLTIIDTPGLILAAPGRKNRVLQSQACAVEALVRAKIQHKETIILCLEDCSDWSNATTRRVVMQVDPDLARTVLVSTKLDTKIPQFARASDVEVFLHPPTCVLDGSLLGDSPFFTSVPSGRVGSCHEAVFRSNEEFKKAISLREFEDVASLEDKLGRSLTKEEKNRIGLSNLRLFLEELLQKRYIESVPSIIPLLEKEHRAATRNLRKVTEEISDLDEAKLKEKARLFHDSFLTKLSLLLKGMVVAPPDKFGETVINERINGGTFTGSENFQLPNKMMPNAGMRLYGGAQYHRAMAEFRLVVGSIKCPPITREEIVNASGVEDIHDGTNYSRTACVIAVAKARDTFEPFLHQLGFRLLYILKRLSPISVFLLEKDGEHFSRHDVLVKRVQAAFNRFAESTEQSCRERCMEDLESTTRYVTWSLHNKNRAGLRHFLDSFVAPEQLSASTHTAANSAGLHEQSSGLNDNKQDKPKGDLKSSHPLDSNPSSVVSETRLVDLLDSTLWNRRLAPSSERLVYALVHQIFHGIKEHFLVTTELKFNCFLLMPIVDKLAALLREDLESAFEDDLDSIFNVNQLRHSLGQRKRELEIELKRIKRLKEKFGQINKNLNSLQVRQ
- the LOC100823322 gene encoding dynamin-like protein ARC5 isoform X1, giving the protein MAVSIPLLVYWLALSVEVLQSFSLAHTFFKKETTDERKNNKGDNACTRSFPANFKPPPQFCALFPNPKPLENNPPMATLPPEQLTLGEEAEEARGLLYEAYNELQRLAAELGGAAVPAPAVVVVGHQTDGKSALVEALMGFQFNHVGGGTKTRRPIALHLRFNPRCDVPHCRLLAGSGEGDADDDEDGAVDRPMPLADIQEYIEAENMRLENDPCQFSEREIIIKIEYKHCPNLTIIDTPGLILAAPGRKNRVLQSQACAVEALVRAKIQHKETIILCLEDCSDWSNATTRRVVMQVDPDLARTVLVSTKLDTKIPQFARASDVEVFLHPPTCVLDGSLLGDSPFFTSVPSGRVGSCHEAVFRSNEEFKKAISLREFEDVASLEDKLGRSLTKEEKNRIGLSNLRLFLEELLQKRYIESVPSIIPLLEKEHRAATRNLRKVTEEISDLDEAKLKEKARLFHDSFLTKLSLLLKGMVVAPPDKFGETVINERINGGTFTGSENFQLPNKMMPNAGMRLYGGAQYHRAMAEFRLVVGSIKCPPITREEIVNASGVEDIHDGTNYSRTACVIAVAKARDTFEPFLHQLGFRLLYILKRLSPISVFLLEKDGEHFSRHDVLVKRVQAAFNRFAESTEQSCRERCMEDLESTTRYVTWSLHNKNRAGLRHFLDSFVAPEQLSASTHTAANSAGLHEQSSGLNDNKQDKPKGDLKSSHPLDSNPSSVVSETRLVDLLDSTLWNRRLAPSSERLVYALVHQIFHGIKEHFLVTTELKFNCFLLMPIVDKLAALLREDLESAFEDDLDSIFNVNQLRHSLGQRKRELEIELKRIKRLKEKFGQINKNLNSLQVRQ
- the LOC100823322 gene encoding dynamin-like protein ARC5 isoform X2 — protein: MAVSIPLLVYWLALSVEVLQSFSLAHTFFKKETTDERKNNKGDNACTRSFPANFKPPPQFCALFPNPKPLENNPPMATLPPEQLTLGEEAEEARGLLYEAYNELQRLAAELGGAAVPAPAVVVVGHQTDGKSALVEALMGFQFNHVGGGTKTRRPIALHLRFNPRCDVPHCRLLAGSGEGDADDDEDGAVDRPMPLADIQEYIEAENMRLENDPCQFSEREIIIKIEYKHCPNLTIIDTPGLILAAPGRKNRVLQSQACAVEALVRAKIQHKETIILCLEDCSDWSNATTRRVVMQVDPDLARTVLVSTKLDTKIPQFARASDVEVFLHPPTCVLDGSLLGDSPFFTSVPSGRVGSCHEAVFRSNEEFKKAISLREFEDVASLEDKLGRSLTKEEKNRIGLSNLRLFLEELLQKRYIESVPSIIPLLEKEHRAATRNLRKVTEEISDLDEAKLKEKARLFHDSFLTKNAGMRLYGGAQYHRAMAEFRLVVGSIKCPPITREEIVNASGVEDIHDGTNYSRTACVIAVAKARDTFEPFLHQLGFRLLYILKRLSPISVFLLEKDGEHFSRHDVLVKRVQAAFNRFAESTEQSCRERCMEDLESTTRYVTWSLHNKNRAGLRHFLDSFVAPEQLSASTHTAANSAGLHEQSSGLNDNKQDKPKGDLKSSHPLDSNPSSVVSETRLVDLLDSTLWNRRLAPSSERLVYALVHQIFHGIKEHFLVTTELKFNCFLLMPIVDKLAALLREDLESAFEDDLDSIFNVNQLRHSLGQRKRELEIELKRIKRLKEKFGQINKNLNSLQVRQ
- the LOC100823322 gene encoding dynamin-like protein ARC5 isoform X4, with the protein product MAVSIPLLVYWLALSVEVLQSFSLAHTFFKKETTDERKNNKGDNACTRSFPANFKPPPQFCALFPNPKPLENNPPMATLPPEQLTLGEEAEEARGLLYEAYNELQRLAAELGGAAVPAPAVVVVGHQTDGKSALVEALMGFQFNHVGGGTKTRRPIALHLRFNPRCDVPHCRLLAGSGEGDADDDEDGAVDRPMPLADIQEYIEAENMRLENDPCQFSEREIIIKIEYKHCPNLTIIDTPGLILAAPGRKNRVLQSQACAVEALVRAKIQHKETIILCLEDCSDWSNATTRRVVMQVDPDLARTVLVSTKLDTKIPQFARASDVEVFLHPPTCVLDGSLLGDSPFFTSVPSGRVGSCHEAVFRSNEEFKKAISLREFEDVASLEDKLGRSLTKEEKNRIGLSNLRLFLEELLQKRYIESVPSIIPLLEKEHRAATRNLRKVTEEISDLDEAKLKEKARLFHDSFLTKLSLLLKGMVVAPPDKFGETVINERINGGTFTGSENFQLPNKMMPNAGMRLYGGAQYHRAMAEFRLVVGSIKCPPITREEIVNASGVEDIHDGTNYSRTACVIAVAKARDTFEPFLHQLGFRLLYILKRLSPISVFLLEKDGEHFSRHDVLVKRVQAAFNRFAESTEQSCRERCMEDLESTTRTVPDCDTSWIHLLHRSSYLLAHIQLPTQLGCTSNLLG